CTGGATTTCATCTGAGATTTGTCCTCGGGATTTATAGTTCCTTGGGTTGCACATAGTAGGTAAATCTACATGGGGCACGATGAAGCCTCTATTAGGATGTTCTTCTGTAGGTGTTGCGATTTGGAGAGTTATTCCACATATAACAATAGTATTTCCCTTTTTAATAATGGATGAACCATCGGCGGTGGTAATGGAGCCGGAAGAAATGCTTAAAGGTCTTAAGGAATCGAGTCCTCCTTCTCTTCCGTCTAATCGAAGACCTTTATCCACATGTTGATTAAAGTATTCTTTGGGTTGTACGCGTCGAAACACCTCTGAGGCACTCATCTTCTGGAAAAATGATTAGAAAAACataagtataaaacaaaatttagtaATGAACTAAGggaattaacaatttattttgatacgTGGGTATCCTTTAATCTAGAAgaacaaaatttgcaaattttattggTTAAGGCTGTCTCCAACTCTTGAAGCTTTCGTTTTAGACTTTCATTTTCTTGGACTAGAGAAGTATTGAATTGCTGCAACTTTTTTGACTTGTCCAattcatattctattttttttctcttccgcTCACGACTTCGAATCGCTGCAAATCGATTTCTTTCACGCACATCCTCTGCTCGAGAAAGTTTTGTAGGAAGATGAGGATTGCTCTCAGGCTTTAATGGATCTTGAAGTGCAAATGGAAGATTAGAGAGAAAGAATGAAGGACCAGTTGGTAATTTAAGAATTAACTGGGCATTCGAATCTTTGGGAGCAATGGGTTTAAGCCCAGTTTTGACTGGTGTAACCCTTGAAGTTTTCTCAATAGGTGTCGGAGGTAAAATTTGGGGTGTATTAAGTACTtcctcttcattttttgttgcttttcGAAAGTCTCTATCGAAGGGGCTTTCAGAAAGGTCCTGAAATACCCCAGCTTCATCAACAGCTTCTAGGAGCTTGGTTGGAGTTGGTGTATCTAATAACTTGGGAGTTGTTGAGGGAATAGTGACCGAGGGTCTCTTTGGCATATTGAATTGCCATTGATTTCTCCTGAAAAACAAGATAGAAGTAAATAACTCGTTGAATTGTAGAAATTATGGGAAGCTGTGtttgatgtttttatatattatatatatagtatatttaatcattgaagGACATACAAAAATTCAAGCTCCACATTGTGAATAATggcaataataatatgtatgtatactctGCCATCAGTTCAATAGTTGGAGTCAGGATAGACTCTCCGAACTTTTTCACGTTTCTTTTTGTTAGAGTGATGTTTCTTATTTTGTCCAGGAAGTAAAGATCCTTTTTTTCCTCTGACATGAACTCCGAAGCTCCGTGAGATTTCAGGAAATGATTCCCTTATTGACAAATCCTCTGCCTCTTTGATAGCAGAACTTAATTCCTCATCTTCTATGGGAGGTTTAAAGCTATCCGGGTCTGCGTTGGGGGGTCCACTACAATACACTAATTTCCCTTGAACAAAGTCCTTCAATACTAATCTTGCAGCTCTGGCTGTATCAGGAACACCTCCAGGTTTCATGAAGCCTCGCATCAGACCAAATGCAGAAAGGAATTTACTAGCAGGACTTCCGCTTCTATCTGCAGCTTGTAGAATTTTAGTTGACATTATCCCATAATGTTTGGTAATATCCCCGAAGGATATGCGTTGAAGTAAGGTCTCGACTGAAGGCATATAATCTGTTAAATTATCTATAGGGAGAATACCCCCTAGAACCATTTCAGCTTTAGTCATTTTGAAAGACGGAATGACAAGACCAGGACCATCAACCAGTATGAGACTGCCTCCTTCGAGTTCATGCGTTTGAAAATGCTTTGTTTTTCCAGGGGTAGCAGAAACCTGTAGTCGTTTTCCAGGATTAAGGAAACGATTTATGGAAGAGCTTTTTCCAACATTAGGATAGCCAACAAAGCCAACGGTGAGGGGATGACGACCCAaggttttaaataattcaagaaCTGACTGAGGAGAGAGAATATTGGGGGAATTGAATGATAAATCACGAATATCCTGACTTTGCTCCTCATCATGTTCTCCTATTGCAGAGAAAAATATAGTTAGCGTGTCACTCTCCTTAAAATAGTTGGACCAAATCTCTCTTTGTCTTCGGGAGAGGAAATCTGCTTTATTGAGGAGTAGTACAGAGCTTTTTTTAAGGCCGGATCTCATCGCAATTTCTTGTAGATATAGTGCAAGATCTGTACTCTCATAAAAGAGGGGATTTCTAGCATCAACTACTTGAATGAGAACATCGGAGAGCTCAAGGATCTTCCAGAGTTGCCGCCAAAAATCCaagtttttttcgaataaaGGCATAGAAGGATATTTTAGTTGAATTCGGTTTAATGAACGTTTCCACTGCAGAAAAGATTGATTTTCGAGTCTCTTGAATTCCTCAGCATCCACTCCAAAATGATCTGGTTTCTTGGGAATACTACAAAACTCGTCTTCGTTTTCATCTTCTTCCTCGTCAATTGTTCCCTCATGATGATGCAGGGCCCCATCACCTCTCTTCGATGATTCCATTTCCCCATGATCAGGAACAATGATTTTAGAGAATCCACGATGAGCCGTGAATTCCCTTTCAGCCGCCTCAGCATTAGCAATAAACTCGTCAATAGACGTATTCTCAGTTATGGATATGGACGGGGCGCCATCCGCGATAGAAGTGTGCCGGGTGGATACATCTCGAATCTGCCGCTTCTTGCGAAGCAAGGATTTCCCAAGAGGGTTAGATTTAGTCATGTCAAAGTCACGTGTTACGCAATAAGATGCGTCAAATGAATAGCCTCTCCGTGAGAATACCCTTGCAGGAGGAGCTGCCTATTAATTTCTATACTTCCTTTGAAAAGCGCGTGTACGCTTTTTCTACATTTAAGtagaataaacataatatttttatgtttatgtagGAGCAGAATCCTCGGACTTCCCTCTCATTCACACACTCTTTTTTGATGTAATTACAAGCGCGCTTTGTACTTAACAGTAACTCGTTCTTATATTTGGACCATTATATAATGTGTCGTATATATACTGTTGAAAGGTGAgctctcttttaaaaaagagcAAGAGAGATGAGTAGTAATGAAGCTACGCACCTATTAATGCAcacaatattttctctttctctctctttcatCCACTTACATGGAGTACGTAGGTAAGCTGATGGGGATGGAgcgaaaagaagaagagaagaggAGGAGCTGAGGCTTGAGCTAGATGAGCAGCTAGAGCTAGAAGAGGAAGAACAAAATGAACTAAATAAAACTAATGATTGAAGCAGCTTATGTGAAGTAAAGAAGAGGAAGAAACAGAAAAACGAAAcgaaaggaaggaaggaagaaatGAAATCAAGATGGCTGCTCTGGAATTGGTGATGGATAATAACGCACCCAACAATACTAAACCCGGTGGGGGTGGTGGAGTCTCTATATCCAGGCGGCCAAAAAAAGCGGTAATATAAGGAAGGGATGAATCCCTGGCTGCTCCAGGGATGAATCCCTTGCTTCTCAGTCCTAGGACGAGAGGCATTATTTGTGAATAATGATGATGGATTAATGACTCATGACTGATTGCAGGTGATTGAGAGTGATTCGGAAGAAGAGGTGGAGACGGAGGATCCTTGTTCATTGAATGAGTTTGATGGAATCGTGAGGAGCAGCGGGGCGAGTTCCATCAATTATAGCATGGACATTTCTCAGTTGGAGGCCCCCACTTTTACAACGTTGGATCGAGGTCCTTGCCAATCCATGACGATGCTTCAATGGGATCACGGAGTCAATCTCATTGGAAAGAAAGTGAGTCGTACTTGCTCCAGTCCTTgcttttttcattgatttagtTTTTAGGTCGTGAATCCCATGATCCACTGCTGCGACAAATGCCTGAAACCCATACTCATCTACGGGCGCATGATTCCCTGTAAGCACGTCTTTTGTCTCAAGTGTGCCCAGTCAGAAAAGAACGGATCTTGTTCTAGATGTGGGGAAAAAATCTCCCACGTAGACCACGCTGGGCTTGGCTCCATTTATATGTGTTCTCATGGAGGCTCCAGATATGGAAACAATGGATGTAGGAGGACTTATCTCAGCCAAAGAGATTTGCAGGCTCACATTCGACACAGACATGTTAAATCCGCTACACCGGCTGAGGCACCACAGCCAGCTGTTCCTTCTGCAGTTTCTTCTGTTACGAATCCTCCAACTCGTGTGACCTCTGCACCGCCCCCTCTTCTAAAGCAACAACCTCTCCCAACTCATACTGATAGCTATCGTAAGGAGGACCCATACCGCACGACATATTCGCCTAGGACATTACACACTCCAGCATCAGTAGCAGCGCCACCAGCCCCACCTCCACTTCATCCTCCTCCACCCCAACAAGTGACTCAACCCATTTCGGTTATTAGCTCAAATAGAACAGCATCTAACCTCATCACCGTCCCTATTGAAGGCGATCAAAATGGGGATCACTATGCAGGTTATCCTTACAACGGACAATATGCTCCAGGAGCTCATCCATACCCAAACTATTCTCATCCTCCACCTAACTATCCTGCACCATCTGCCGCGGCCGTGGCAGCAGCTGGAGATCCCAACTATTACCCTAATTATGAAAATGCTTATAGTGGAAGTTATCGGACTCCCAATCCCGGTGGTGCTCCTGGAGGAGCTGCTCCTTCGTACTAtagaagataaaataatatatttcatctttacaggactacttttttttattcacgtggaaaaatatctaatatattattatttttcataataattcattttcttcatttataagatgatctttaaaaaaaaattaaaaccatacaaaaaaaaaaaaaaaaaaaagaacaagaataaaaaagtctAAATGCATCAAGTTTACTATTTTAATCCAACATTCCTAACGTTGAAGAAGAGCGAATGTTTTCCCggataagaaagaaaaaagcaTTTAGCAGCATAAGCACATAATGTCTCCTTCTTCCAATATTTGGGACCATAGTGTTGATTTACATTCAAAAGTCTTtgctttttatttgatgaaCCAATTGATTATTGCATCTTATTTGAGTATGAAGCGcaaggaatattttaaaaaatatattcatgttgCTGTAGTTTTCTTAAACATAATGTACGTGcatttattttctctataaatGTGTTATTTCCACCTACTACTATTGTGTCTGTCTTCAATGGAAAGCTGAGGTGAGGAACTCAAAGGTATGAGACTTCTCTTACTCTACCTTAAGTGATGATCGATTAATTTCATTCCTCATCATAGTCAGTGTTATTTCTGTTAAAACTTGAATTTCAAAATGCCTCCGAAGAAAAAAGGATCTAAGAAAAAGACTGGGAAAAAATCTGGATCCGCTAAAGGTCCAACCATCATCGATGGCGTCCCAGTCAGTGAAATGTCCAAAGAACAACTTGAAGGGCATGTAAAGCGTCTCCAGGATGAAGTaatacttttatacatataattccTATGAGAGTGTATTCTTTGTGAAATTGTTTTGAGTCTACAAAAGGAAGatgatttcaaaaagtatttagtgCTGTGatattagaatatataaaatgtatatttttgcagatttttcttttattcatttgacgtagtttctttttatatgtttaatacatatccctattttaaaatgaattaattagttATCAATATCAACtctatttattgatttaaaaaaaattatgacttatTTAGACTAATCAGGAAGGGATTTGGTGAATATGTTTACTATATTCAAGGTTTTATGGGTTACGGACTTGGTTCAAAATGGTGCCCAGTAAATTTtttcctcaaggatatttccccttaatatatgaataaatgaggATTATTCGTcattaatgttgatttttggttaaaatttatgttccttttgaatttttaaatcaaactatGTCatgtttattactaaaaaacaGATGAAACGGTTGTATTCTGTTGGAATTATGATTTTGCTTCATACTAAGTTTGTTCGTCAAGTCACGCCTCTTTTCTATCATGAATAATCCATCACGTccaatgataattactaacggaAAAAGTGATGAATGCTTCTTCCATTCGAGTGGTTGCcgtgtttttttatctttattttgattatacaCATTTGATTACTTAGTTGGTCACTGGTTATAATGGATTACATAGTGGGATTTCAAAAGCATGTATGCATCAAAATTTTGGgccataattccatcattattcaaTCGGAAAACAATCGTTTAATGcgttttattctaataaaaattacatattttggttgacaaaattcaaaaggagcatcaatttgaaccaaaaataagcaatgacgtcgtataaatctcatttatttatatttttatgcgaAAGTACCTAGTGCCCTTCAAATTAGAGGTGTGGAGTACTGCATGTGCCATACTCTTTCATTTGTACAGATTAGTCATTAAACGGTACATCTcacttaatacattttaggggcTTGTTACTTAGCACTTGCCCTGATTACATGTAAATAATCCTGCTCGGAAAATTTCACCTCATTTGCTAAGAGTttcttcaaaatacatatatatatatataggtaaacaTTGATAatgtaagaaattaaataaggttacttgtatttatttcctatttCATGAGCGAAGTAGACATACATTATTGTTTGATTTGGCTTTTGTAGTGAATTTGAAAacgcaaaaaagttttttttttgttcgatacGTATCATTCATTATACTTCTGAGATCCTTAGATcccttacacttataactttaaaattaagttattaaaatatatttttctcattctGAGCATggaataatcaaatatttcttaaattatattgtcatttttaagaatattaacaTTGTAACTAATAATTTCATAacattatacttatataagCAAAGTATTGATTTATTATACTATATGAGTACTAAGGGTTCTTACATTTATGGCGTCCAGTTGACGAGGGTTACcgattttaagattttttaggAGGGTATGGGATATTACGGAGTCCGCTACATTGATAACtgatcaacaaaaaaaacacactttttttttgggggggggaggatCAAGTTTTGGACAAACACagatcaaaaattgtacttttttccgAACGTCACAAATGAATTACCCCTATGTGTACCAATCCCTCAAATACAATAAAGTCAAACATAATCcgcaaaaactatatttttgtaacaacaGTTCAAGAAGAAATATGAGTCTAATGTTCAAATTCACTACAAGAGCATTTGCAATGTTGGATGCTATTGAAACTAGTTAGTTGATGATTACTTTTACATtgaattcaatgaaatattgtccCAAAATGACcgaatattttcctaaaataattaaatatacgcAAATCTgacaatttatacaaatattaggATGCAGCAATCTACCCTCACACCGACAAACTGTAAGTTCTTAATAGTGTGGGTGGGCAAGCCTAAACCAAACTTTTTATGCATCAAGAGGTATATACTTCAGATTAGTGACATCAATAGCCCCTTCAGGTGAGAGGAGTCCCCCCCGCCAAAAAAAGAGTTTCTGTAGCCCcctaaaaaatttctaatgtaCATGTTGTGAAGAAGTTGGGATGTCTGTACtagttgcaatttgtataagTAAGTGgaaatttcttcgtcttaaaatgcattatattattagtaattattggtaattagaatgaccaatcaTTACATGATTATTGGCCAAAAATTGcactattaatatattgatcctgaatgaaatatacaatacatatatacaatgatCCTCATCCGAAGtactataaataattcatttaaagtgATTCAACTGGGGCTTATAAGCAGTATTGATTCGAGTTTATCAAACCTATATATCCTTAATTATGTATCAAACCTTGTAAAAATTGGTTTCTTGAGAGTGATGTTCTTTTTGATGCACTTTGAATTATTTGTTCTTAGtattacatatatgaaattGTCCTTTTGTAGATTAGCTCTTAACTTAATGATGTTTTAATAACTTCctctaaatattacattaattcaGTGTTACTTTAATTATGTTGTCAGCTTGCTAGGGAGAGAGAAGAACGTAATTTCTATCAATTAGAAAGGGATCGCATTACAACATTTTGGGACTTGAGTAAAAAACAGTTGGAAGAATGTAAAGCTGAGACCCGTATCAAAGACCATGAATTAGAAGAGGCAGAAGAAAGGTTTATAATAGgtgatttaaatgtttttgagtCTTTCATAAGATATTTTACACAGACAGCAAAtggaaataaatgtatacaagCAAAAGGTGAAACATTTGCTGTATGAGCAGGAAAGTACGTTTGCTGCACTCAAAGCAGAGAATATGGTGAGTATGAAGGTGAATCGAGAGGAAAATCAGAAGCAGGAACAATTACATCTGAACGATAAAAAGCAATTAATGGATCGTCTCGctaaaaaggatgaaaaatatcaagaagTTCTACGGcagtcaaaattaaaacaagtaGAGGAAATAGAAAAATCCCGTGAGGAATTTGAAGAGAGAGTCCAAGAGATGGAACAAAGATACTCCAGTGAGATTTTCatcaaactataaatatataacatacatatcattatatatattttgatcagaTAGGTATATGAATCTCCGTAATGAGTACGAGCTCCGATTAAAGACTGAGCTTTCCAACACAGAGGAAAGAAAAAACcttcaaattgataatttaaagaaaaagaatgaaaaagcATTTATGGAcataaaaaactattacaaCGATATAACGCTTAATAATTTAGCAATGATTAGTACAttgaaggaagaaataaaaaccaaagAAGATAAATTGGATAGAAATGAAAAACTTTTGTCTTCCATtcaaaacgaaaataaaaaactctctGAGCCACTCCAGAGAACAAAGGAACAACTCAACGAATTACAAAGACAACTAGGAACTCAAGAAAAAGATAAAGTATTATGGAGAGATTATGTTAAGccatttatcaaattaatatattttttagaaagagtTGATCAGtaccaaatcaaaattaaagtCTTGCCAAAAGGATTTGGAGAGCATCAAATGGGAGTTGGACGTTTTGCATCAAAAGTACGATCAAGTTTGCGGTAGGTACAAGATACAGTCTAATCAATTTACAATTTCGCATTTATCTAACTAcaatgctgtttttttttttttttcaattactagGAGAAAGAAATCAACTTCACGAGAATTTTAGTTCAGCCATATTAGAAATCCAAAGGAAATCGTCATTAAGACATTCagttttagaaaagaaaatacaggATATGAGAGAGGATTTGGATATTAAGAACACTCTACTTCGAAAGTCTGAAGGAACATTTTCCAAAGGGAAGAACAAGGAcgaagaaattattaaaaagcaGGGTCTCCGTATCATTGAGCTCCATAAACAGATACTTTGGATGAAACAGAGACAGGAGTGGGGGGATAGTTTGAGCTCCAGTAACATGAGTAGATCCTCATCTTCCACACTAAATAGATCGTCCTCATCATGTAGTCGTGGTTCGTCACTGCAGCAAAGCTGAAATTAAAACAttagtatttgaatatatatctttatctatatttaaaatactttaaataaattataacttttaacaactttagtatttttatttttttttcacttcatgAGGGCTTGTACAACAGCTTTTGCATTTAGGGCCTTTAAATCGGTATAGGTTTGTCCTGTGCCAACAAATAAAATGGGTTGACCAGTAATATAGGTCATTGATATGGCGGTTCCAACCTGAGAAAGAAATAATgattatcattaaaatttatagaagaATAAGAACTCGTATAAAAGAGAAATAACTTACCTTATCATCGATAGTATCAAATTTAGTCAAGACAATGCCATCAATTAGATGAGGATTCTCTTGTGAGGAATGATCAGCAAGAGCAGCATTGAATTTAACCAATTGATCCACAGCTTCATTTCCAACAAGAGCCTCCCCAACGAAAAGAACAAGATCTGGATCATTCACAGAAATCAGTTTAGAGAGAGCTCTCATTAGGGGTTCATTATCTTGCATCCGCCCAGCTGTGTCAATCAGTACAACATCTATTTTGGACTGACGAGCGTAGTTGATGGCCTCCA
The genomic region above belongs to Lepeophtheirus salmonis chromosome 8, UVic_Lsal_1.4, whole genome shotgun sequence and contains:
- the Atf-2 gene encoding uncharacterized protein Atf-2; translation: MPKRPSVTIPSTTPKLLDTPTPTKLLEAVDEAGVFQDLSESPFDRDFRKATKNEEEVLNTPQILPPTPIEKTSRVTPVKTGLKPIAPKDSNAQLILKLPTGPSFFLSNLPFALQDPLKPESNPHLPTKLSRAEDVRERNRFAAIRSRERKRKKIEYELDKSKKLQQFNTSLVQENESLKRKLQELETALTNKICKFCSSRLKDTHVSK
- the Ns3 gene encoding large subunit GTPase 1 homolog, which encodes MTKSNPLGKSLLRKKRQIRDVSTRHTSIADGAPSISITENTSIDEFIANAEAAEREFTAHRGFSKIIVPDHGEMESSKRGDGALHHHEGTIDEEEDENEDEFCSIPKKPDHFGVDAEEFKRLENQSFLQWKRSLNRIQLKYPSMPLFEKNLDFWRQLWKILELSDVLIQVVDARNPLFYESTDLALYLQEIAMRSGLKKSSVLLLNKADFLSRRQREIWSNYFKESDTLTIFFSAIGEHDEEQSQDIRDLSFNSPNILSPQSVLELFKTLGRHPLTVGFVGYPNVGKSSSINRFLNPGKRLQVSATPGKTKHFQTHELEGGSLILVDGPGLVIPSFKMTKAEMVLGGILPIDNLTDYMPSVETLLQRISFGDITKHYGIMSTKILQAADRSGSPASKFLSAFGLMRGFMKPGGVPDTARAARLVLKDFVQGKLVYCSGPPNADPDSFKPPIEDEELSSAIKEAEDLSIRESFPEISRSFGVHVRGKKGSLLPGQNKKHHSNKKKREKVRRVYPDSNY
- the Hakai gene encoding uncharacterized protein Hakai; translated protein: MAALELVMDNNAPNNTKPGGGGGVSISRRPKKAVIESDSEEEVETEDPCSLNEFDGIVRSSGASSINYSMDISQLEAPTFTTLDRGPCQSMTMLQWDHGVNLIGKKVVNPMIHCCDKCLKPILIYGRMIPCKHVFCLKCAQSEKNGSCSRCGEKISHVDHAGLGSIYMCSHGGSRYGNNGCRRTYLSQRDLQAHIRHRHVKSATPAEAPQPAVPSAVSSVTNPPTRVTSAPPPLLKQQPLPTHTDSYRKEDPYRTTYSPRTLHTPASVAAPPAPPPLHPPPPQQVTQPISVISSNRTASNLITVPIEGDQNGDHYAGYPYNGQYAPGAHPYPNYSHPPPNYPAPSAAAVAAAGDPNYYPNYENAYSGSYRTPNPGGAPGGAAPSYYRR
- the LOC121122600 gene encoding dynein regulatory complex subunit 4, producing MPPKKKGSKKKTGKKSGSAKGPTIIDGVPVSEMSKEQLEGHVKRLQDELAREREERNFYQLERDRITTFWDLSKKQLEECKAETRIKDHELEEAEERQQMEINVYKQKVKHLLYEQESTFAALKAENMVSMKVNREENQKQEQLHLNDKKQLMDRLAKKDEKYQEVLRQSKLKQVEEIEKSREEFEERVQEMEQRYSNRYMNLRNEYELRLKTELSNTEERKNLQIDNLKKKNEKAFMDIKNYYNDITLNNLAMISTLKEEIKTKEDKLDRNEKLLSSIQNENKKLSEPLQRTKEQLNELQRQLGTQEKDKKELISTKSKLKSCQKDLESIKWELDVLHQKYDQVCGERNQLHENFSSAILEIQRKSSLRHSVLEKKIQDMREDLDIKNTLLRKSEGTFSKGKNKDEEIIKKQGLRIIELHKQILWMKQRQEWGDSLSSSNMSRSSSSTLNRSSSSCSRGSSLQQS